The Panacibacter microcysteis genome segment CTTGTGGTTGCGTTCTTTTCATAAACCAGTTTGCTTTTCAATCAAGGAGTTTAACGGAAACTATTTTCTTAATGCTAAAACTCTTGACAGACAACCAGCGTTTTATCCAGAAATTGAAGGCAAGGGTAAAGATGAAAATGGGAAATGGATTCTTGACACAATTCAAAAAGCTGACCGTTTTGCTCTTATAGATTTTGACACAATAAATGTTTTGACAAGTGGGCAGTGGAGTGCAATTGAAAATTATATAACAGAACTTGATTTTTGGAGCAGTCCTGTTGCTGACCCAGACGACGATAACAGTACTGACGGCTCTAACTGGGTATTAGAAGGACGCAGAAACGGCAAGTATCATTTTATCAACAGACGTAACGCAAGGGGTGATTTGAAAAACTTTGCGAAAGAATTAAATAAGTGGAGTGGACTAAATATTAAAGACGACTCATTCTACTGACAACTAAACTGCTGCTTACATTGGGTTTTATGCAAGTTGGGCATGACCAGCAAATATCAGCCAATTGCAAATCCAGGCTGTGGTTCGGGCTGGACGAATAAATCTCAACTTTAGTTCTTAAATTCAACTTTATATTTTCAATCAGCAGCGGTTGTGGGCGGACGAATAACAATTCCCAACCTGCATAAAGCCTCGAACGTTAGCGGTAATACAAAAGCAACCATTTCTAAATTTTAGTCAGACGTGAAGAGAAAGTTTATAATCGCATCAGTCATTATCATTATTCTGACAGTTGGATTGGTTGGGTTTTATTTTTTCAATAAGCATTTCAAGCTGGTTGACCTGAGTACAATAAGCGTCACCACTGGAAACGACCTTTCACAAAGCAAAGTCGAAATAAAAAGGGGCTTTCATAGTATAAATCGTACAAACGACCAGGAACTTTTCTCGGCCAACAATAGCGACCGAACCGTTTATAACGGAATGCAAATCGGTCTTCTAAAAACTGATTATGGTGAAAACGATTTCTTAATCACCTATGATGACAAGTATTACTTCCAGTTTAGACACTTTATTTTCAGCAGCAACAATCAGCATTCATACGACTTTACTCTGTTCAAGCGGAAAGACACGCTTTTTATCAAAGCAGACATTAAAGGCAATGACAAAATGCAGTTTACAAAGCCAATGCATCTGATTAGCGACGCAAGACTTCTTCGTTGTAATGTGCCGATTGACAGCAGTAAAGTAATTTACAACATGACTGAGTTGAAAGAGCGTTGAAAAACGGAGTACTACCGCTAACATGGTATTCCTGCAATAGCGGCTGACGAAAAAGTGTTCAACAAATGAACTTTATTCAACTTTATCAATAAATTTAAGCTGACGTAACACGGACTTCCGCTACTGCAGAAATACCTGAAACGTTGTAGGCTATGCTATGACAAACCTCAAACTCATATCAAACATTTTCTTTGCGACACTTTTTGTTATTGTTGCTTGTTCGACAATGACAGCAAAACTTTACTCTGCTGACAATGTTTATAGCGACACAACTTACACTGCTTCGACACAGCAATTAAAGAGCGACAAAATACCAGATAGCGTTTTTCAAATGACTGAACTTCGACACCTATCTATAAACGGCATGGACTGTGATTACGGCGACAGGACAAATTGTTGGATGATAAAGGAAATTCCAAGCGACATCAAGAATTTGAAAAATCTCACAACTCTTCGGCTGACACTTAACGCCATTACAACAATTCCAAACGAGTTGACCGAACTCACTAACTTGACATTAATTGATTTGACAGATAATTCGGTTTTGACAGAAATTAATAGGTTGACAAAACTTCACAATCTGCAATACTTGTATTTGTATGGTTGCGGTTTGACAAAGTTGCCAGACAACATTGGCGACTTAATAAATTTGAAAGAATTAGGACTTGTAGGTAATCATCTTGACAAAGCAGAACAGACAAGAATAAAAAAGGCATTACCAAAGTGTAATATTAAGTTCTAATGGTGGACAGAGCAGCACAAGCCTACAACAGGCGGTTTGGCAATATGGCGGGTCGACGAATATATTCTCAACTTTTTGTTCGCTAATCGGCTTCAGTCCCAGCCGACGAATAAAGCCAGGCAGCAGCATTAACAATGAACTTTTGTAACTTTATTCAGCAGCGGTTCCGGGCTTGACGTTTTTCAAATGCCGCCACATCGCCAAGCCGTGGCCGTTAGGCGTCAGCTTAAATCAACCACCGTTCTAATCGACGGAAATGAAAATAGCCTTCATGAAACAAACAGCTCAAGCTATCATTTCAGATAACATCCTTCAACTACTTGACTTTTCAAACTTTTTTGATTTCGCTAAATCATTAGAAGAAATACTGACAACACCCGTTGACCTTA includes the following:
- a CDS encoding leucine-rich repeat domain-containing protein → MTNLKLISNIFFATLFVIVACSTMTAKLYSADNVYSDTTYTASTQQLKSDKIPDSVFQMTELRHLSINGMDCDYGDRTNCWMIKEIPSDIKNLKNLTTLRLTLNAITTIPNELTELTNLTLIDLTDNSVLTEINRLTKLHNLQYLYLYGCGLTKLPDNIGDLINLKELGLVGNHLDKAEQTRIKKALPKCNIKF